One Halocalculus aciditolerans DNA segment encodes these proteins:
- a CDS encoding DUF5794 domain-containing protein gives MSSSRHPIALRLEQQVGGATRLLATVMLLPLVDGIFAALVLAGALDSPAGIIQTGLLVFGGSATVAVILAEMEPDTRTQLKAVALVGVPLVVIAALEAALAPTIESMLSLEVFERFAALVILAIAAKTASARIGEYLPSPAVIVGLGFVASATFGGVELAVQYDPMLMARAAAAALVGVGFAASVVVFQPYLYHLLDIDRFRFGSAVALGTLALSLFNVGVPEYVPLPVFLVASVLAIDPGAAEAELAAATEDDHTAADTATAATDGGADPDTDPESEPEPEPEPDADSGFDYPGIRDDDGREPWL, from the coding sequence ATGAGTAGCTCACGTCACCCCATCGCGCTTCGCTTAGAGCAACAGGTAGGGGGCGCGACCCGCCTCCTCGCCACCGTCATGCTCCTCCCGCTCGTCGACGGCATCTTCGCCGCGCTCGTCCTCGCCGGCGCGCTCGACTCGCCGGCCGGCATCATCCAGACCGGCCTGCTCGTCTTCGGCGGGAGCGCCACCGTCGCCGTCATCCTCGCCGAGATGGAGCCCGACACGCGCACGCAGCTGAAAGCCGTCGCGCTCGTCGGCGTCCCGCTCGTCGTCATCGCCGCGCTCGAAGCCGCGCTCGCCCCGACCATCGAGAGCATGCTCTCGCTCGAAGTCTTCGAGCGGTTCGCCGCGCTCGTCATCCTCGCCATCGCCGCGAAGACCGCGAGCGCCCGCATCGGCGAATACCTCCCGAGTCCCGCCGTCATCGTCGGCCTCGGCTTCGTCGCCAGCGCCACCTTCGGCGGCGTCGAACTCGCCGTCCAGTACGACCCGATGCTCATGGCGCGCGCCGCCGCCGCCGCCCTCGTCGGCGTCGGCTTCGCCGCGAGCGTCGTCGTCTTCCAGCCCTACCTCTACCACCTGCTGGACATCGACCGCTTCCGCTTCGGGAGCGCCGTCGCCCTCGGCACGCTCGCGCTCTCCCTCTTCAACGTCGGCGTCCCCGAGTACGTCCCGCTCCCCGTCTTCCTCGTCGCCAGCGTCCTCGCCATCGACCCCGGGGCCGCCGAAGCCGAACTCGCCGCCGCCACCGAGGACGACCACACCGCCGCCGACACTGCGACCGCCGCCACCGACGGCGGTGCCGACCCCGATACCGACCCCGAATCCGAACCGGAGCCAGAGCCGGAACCCGACGCCGACAGCGGCTTCGACTACCCCGGCATCCGCGACGACGACGGCCGCGAACCCTGGCTCTAA
- a CDS encoding NADH:flavin oxidoreductase/NADH oxidase — MVDDLFSSFELRETEFRNRLMVSPMCQYSVEAMDGVATPWHQVHLGSRASGGAGIVMAEKTAVEPRGRITPQDLGIWSEEHAEALRETTAFIKSQGASPGIQLGHAGRKASTSRPWEGHEPLQPDEDGWEVVAPSEDAWPYEEQDAPPMTVPSTDEVEDIVEQWREGAEHALDAGFEVAEIHGAHGYLLHQFLSPVTNHRDDKYGGSFENRARLILEVTEAVREVWPDDKPVFVRLSATDWLDDRESWDVEQTARLSDLLADAGADLVDVSSGGISPRSAPEWTGPNYQLALAEHVRENTETDIAVGTVGGITSPEQADAIIRNDRADLAIVGREFLRDPYFGLTAAAELGEDVQELAPVQYHRAFR, encoded by the coding sequence ATGGTCGACGATCTCTTCAGTTCGTTCGAGTTGCGGGAGACGGAGTTCCGGAACCGCTTGATGGTGTCTCCGATGTGTCAGTATTCGGTGGAGGCGATGGACGGGGTGGCGACGCCGTGGCATCAGGTGCATCTCGGGTCGCGCGCGTCGGGCGGCGCGGGGATCGTGATGGCGGAGAAGACGGCGGTGGAGCCGCGCGGTCGCATCACGCCCCAGGACCTCGGTATCTGGAGCGAGGAGCACGCGGAGGCGCTGCGGGAGACGACGGCGTTCATCAAGAGCCAGGGGGCGTCGCCGGGCATCCAGCTGGGGCACGCGGGGCGGAAGGCGTCGACGTCGCGGCCGTGGGAGGGCCACGAGCCGCTGCAGCCGGACGAGGACGGCTGGGAGGTCGTCGCGCCGAGCGAGGACGCGTGGCCGTACGAGGAGCAGGACGCGCCGCCGATGACGGTGCCGTCGACGGACGAGGTCGAAGACATCGTCGAGCAGTGGCGCGAGGGCGCGGAGCACGCGCTCGACGCCGGCTTCGAGGTGGCGGAGATTCACGGCGCGCACGGCTACCTCCTCCACCAGTTCCTCTCGCCGGTGACGAACCACCGCGACGACAAGTACGGCGGGAGTTTCGAGAACCGCGCGCGCCTGATTCTCGAAGTGACGGAGGCGGTGCGTGAGGTCTGGCCGGACGACAAGCCGGTGTTCGTGCGGCTGTCCGCGACGGACTGGCTCGACGACCGGGAATCCTGGGACGTCGAGCAGACGGCGCGGCTCTCCGACCTGCTCGCGGACGCGGGCGCGGACCTCGTCGACGTCTCGTCTGGCGGGATTAGCCCGCGGTCCGCGCCGGAGTGGACGGGGCCGAACTACCAGCTCGCGCTCGCCGAGCACGTCCGTGAGAACACGGAGACGGACATCGCGGTCGGGACCGTCGGCGGCATCACGTCGCCGGAGCAGGCCGACGCAATAATCAGAAACGACCGCGCGGACCTCGCCATCGTCGGCCGCGAGTTCCTCCGCGACCCCTACTTCGGGCTGACCGCGGCCGCCGAACTCGGCGAGGATGTCCAGGAACTCGCGCCCGTGCAGTACCACCGCGCGTTCCGGTAA
- a CDS encoding aldehyde dehydrogenase family protein: MNQLTVPAHQRPYVDGQWRDGADAIAVTDLADGGVFTHVGAAGVEAAEDALAAAHRVKPALRDASIPQRYEWLNGVADGIADRREELAETIVREAGKPISSARGEVDSAVERFRRAAEEARQQKGEYREGTTAGHENWQAVVKPEPRGLALCITPYNYPLATTALQVAPALAAGNSVVLKPASKTPVTAAVLADVVADAGLPDGAFNFLPGDASEIGDYLAGDDRVNAIAMTGSSSAGKHVAKQAGLVELHMELGGNAPEIVFADADLADAAADAAAGSVKYAGQRCSAVSRVLAQDAVHDDLVARIDDELDSWTVGDLFDDDTDLGPVIDESQAEWVQELVDDAVENGADLVRGGEYEKQAEGVYVYEPTLLADVPHDARIIREEQFGPVAAVTRFDTEAKAVALANDTDLALDAAVFTSDYDRALRVADRVQAGAVRINGRPSHGLGDIPFGGRKSSGIGREGLDSSIDAFTTTKSIIL; this comes from the coding sequence ATGAACCAGCTAACAGTCCCCGCCCACCAGCGCCCGTACGTCGACGGCCAGTGGCGGGACGGCGCGGACGCCATCGCGGTCACCGACCTCGCGGACGGCGGCGTGTTCACGCACGTCGGCGCGGCGGGCGTCGAGGCGGCCGAGGACGCGCTCGCCGCCGCGCACCGCGTCAAACCCGCGCTCAGAGACGCGAGCATCCCGCAGCGCTACGAGTGGCTGAACGGCGTCGCGGACGGTATCGCCGACCGGAGGGAGGAGCTCGCGGAGACCATCGTGCGCGAGGCCGGGAAGCCGATTTCGAGCGCGCGCGGCGAGGTCGACTCCGCGGTCGAGCGGTTCCGGCGCGCCGCCGAGGAGGCCCGCCAGCAGAAAGGCGAGTACCGCGAGGGGACGACGGCCGGCCACGAGAACTGGCAGGCCGTGGTGAAACCGGAGCCGCGCGGGCTCGCGCTCTGCATCACGCCCTACAACTACCCGCTGGCGACGACGGCGCTCCAGGTCGCGCCCGCGCTCGCCGCCGGCAACAGCGTGGTTTTGAAACCCGCGAGCAAGACGCCGGTGACCGCCGCCGTCCTCGCGGACGTCGTCGCCGACGCCGGTCTCCCGGACGGCGCGTTCAACTTCCTCCCCGGCGACGCGAGCGAAATCGGCGACTACCTCGCGGGCGACGACCGCGTGAACGCCATCGCCATGACGGGGTCGTCGAGCGCCGGGAAGCACGTCGCGAAGCAGGCCGGACTCGTCGAACTCCACATGGAGCTCGGCGGGAACGCCCCCGAGATCGTCTTCGCGGACGCCGACCTCGCCGACGCCGCCGCGGACGCCGCCGCCGGCTCCGTCAAGTACGCCGGGCAGCGCTGCTCCGCCGTCTCCCGCGTCCTCGCACAGGACGCCGTCCACGACGACCTCGTGGCGCGCATCGACGACGAACTCGACTCCTGGACCGTCGGCGATCTCTTCGACGACGACACCGACCTCGGCCCCGTCATCGACGAATCGCAGGCCGAGTGGGTGCAGGAACTCGTCGACGACGCCGTCGAGAACGGCGCAGACCTCGTGCGCGGCGGGGAGTACGAAAAGCAGGCGGAGGGCGTCTACGTCTACGAGCCGACGCTCCTCGCCGATGTTCCCCACGACGCCCGCATCATCCGCGAAGAGCAGTTCGGACCCGTCGCCGCCGTCACCCGCTTCGACACCGAAGCGAAAGCGGTGGCGCTCGCGAACGACACCGACCTCGCGCTCGACGCCGCCGTCTTCACGAGCGACTACGACCGCGCGCTCCGTGTCGCCGACCGCGTCCAGGCCGGCGCGGTCCGCATCAACGGCCGCCCGAGCCACGGCCTCGGCGACATCCCCTTCGGCGGCCGGAAATCCTCCGGCATCGGCCGCGAAGGCCTCGACAGCAGCATCGACGCCTTCACCACCACCAAATCCATCATCCTCTGA
- the guaB gene encoding IMP dehydrogenase: MAKEYPDDGQFSEKLRVPEALTFDDVLLRPRESRVEPDEADLTTNVSKNVELNVPVLSAAMDTVTESDLAIAMAREGGLGVLHRNTDTDEAVAEVQRVKRADELVIRREDVVTANPEQTIDEVDAMMERAGVSGAPVVNDDDEVLGIISGTDIRPYLEVGDEDTVEEAMTDEVITASEDLEARDALELMYEHKIERVPIVDAEDRLVGLVTMQGVLARREHEDAARDADGHLRVGAAVGPFEIERAEALDDAGVDVLFIDCAHAHNLNVIDSAREIKESVDADVVVGNIGTREAAEDVVDFADGVKVGIGPGSICTTRVVSGAGMPQITAVAEVADVAVQHDVPVIADGGIRYSGDAAKAFAAGADAVMLGSYFAGTDEAPGRVITMNGKKYKQYRGMGSVGAMQSGGGDRYLKEEPEDEEYVPEGVEAATPYKGSLASELHQMTGGIQSGMGYVGASTIPEMKSRSRLVRVSAAGQTEGHPHDVMITDEAPNYSPSE, from the coding sequence ATGGCGAAGGAGTACCCCGACGACGGTCAGTTTTCGGAGAAACTCCGCGTTCCGGAGGCGTTGACGTTCGACGACGTCCTCCTCCGACCGCGCGAGAGCCGAGTCGAACCGGACGAGGCAGACCTCACGACGAACGTCTCGAAGAACGTCGAACTCAACGTTCCCGTTCTCTCCGCCGCGATGGACACCGTCACCGAGAGCGACCTCGCTATCGCGATGGCGCGCGAGGGCGGCCTCGGCGTCCTCCACCGGAACACGGACACCGACGAAGCCGTCGCGGAAGTCCAGCGCGTCAAACGCGCCGACGAGCTCGTCATCCGCCGCGAGGACGTCGTCACCGCGAACCCCGAGCAGACCATCGACGAAGTCGACGCGATGATGGAGCGCGCCGGCGTCTCCGGCGCGCCCGTCGTGAACGACGACGACGAAGTCCTCGGCATCATCTCCGGGACGGACATCCGGCCGTACCTCGAAGTCGGCGACGAAGACACGGTCGAGGAAGCGATGACGGACGAAGTCATCACGGCGAGCGAGGACCTCGAGGCGCGCGACGCCCTCGAACTCATGTACGAGCACAAGATCGAACGCGTCCCCATCGTGGACGCCGAGGACCGCCTCGTCGGCCTCGTCACGATGCAGGGCGTGCTCGCGCGCCGCGAGCACGAGGACGCCGCGCGCGACGCCGACGGCCACCTCCGCGTCGGCGCGGCCGTCGGCCCCTTCGAGATCGAGCGCGCCGAAGCCCTCGACGACGCCGGTGTCGACGTTCTCTTCATCGACTGCGCGCACGCGCACAACCTGAACGTCATCGACTCCGCCCGCGAGATCAAGGAGTCCGTCGACGCCGACGTCGTCGTCGGCAACATCGGGACGCGCGAGGCCGCCGAGGACGTCGTCGACTTCGCCGACGGCGTGAAAGTCGGCATCGGCCCCGGCTCCATCTGCACCACGCGCGTCGTCTCCGGCGCGGGCATGCCACAGATCACGGCTGTCGCCGAAGTCGCGGACGTCGCCGTCCAGCACGACGTGCCCGTCATCGCCGACGGCGGCATCCGGTACTCCGGCGACGCCGCGAAGGCGTTCGCCGCCGGCGCGGACGCCGTGATGCTCGGCTCCTACTTCGCCGGCACCGACGAAGCGCCCGGCCGCGTCATCACGATGAACGGCAAGAAGTACAAGCAGTACCGAGGGATGGGGAGCGTCGGCGCGATGCAGTCCGGCGGCGGCGACCGCTACCTCAAAGAAGAGCCCGAGGACGAGGAGTACGTCCCCGAGGGCGTCGAAGCCGCAACGCCGTACAAGGGGAGTCTCGCGAGCGAGCTCCACCAGATGACGGGCGGGATTCAGTCCGGGATGGGGTACGTCGGCGCGTCGACCATCCCCGAGATGAAGTCGCGGAGCCGCCTCGTCCGCGTCTCGGCGGCAGGCCAGACCGAAGGCCACCCGCACGACGTGATGATTACGGACGAAGCGCCGAACTACAGCCCGAGCGAGTAA
- a CDS encoding DUF5795 family protein yields the protein MPQNRVVEGRMVTPKKLAELVEDGDVLEAEPIEDTDRQCPDCGGDVLSVGYMPSVTEFVTGYKCQDCGWSERDAS from the coding sequence ATGCCCCAGAACCGCGTCGTCGAAGGCCGCATGGTCACCCCGAAGAAACTCGCCGAACTCGTCGAAGACGGCGACGTCCTCGAAGCCGAACCCATCGAAGACACCGACCGACAGTGCCCCGACTGCGGCGGCGACGTCCTCTCCGTCGGCTACATGCCCAGCGTCACCGAGTTCGTCACCGGCTACAAATGCCAGGACTGCGGCTGGTCCGAACGCGACGCCTCGTAA
- a CDS encoding SWIM zinc finger family protein, with translation MSSDSHAVDAAREAIDKRVGAPPRLVLPEKFEFSSSWRRAQVAPHEVGPSRDAAHFDVVLGYEDGDDLGDHHRVLFAIENGALRAECSCKAWTYRDWCAHVALLYWKWRALNEIGVTNLDTDETHHSRPYWLFVPAEGEEEPL, from the coding sequence GTGAGTTCGGACTCTCACGCCGTCGACGCCGCACGTGAGGCGATCGACAAGCGCGTCGGAGCGCCGCCGCGTCTGGTCCTTCCAGAGAAGTTCGAGTTCTCCAGCTCGTGGCGTCGCGCTCAGGTCGCGCCGCACGAGGTCGGGCCGTCGAGGGACGCGGCGCACTTCGACGTCGTGCTCGGCTACGAGGATGGCGACGACCTCGGCGACCACCATCGCGTTCTCTTCGCGATCGAGAACGGAGCGCTCCGAGCGGAGTGCTCGTGCAAGGCGTGGACGTACCGGGACTGGTGCGCGCACGTCGCGCTCCTCTACTGGAAGTGGAGAGCGCTGAACGAAATCGGCGTGACGAACCTCGACACTGACGAGACGCATCACTCGCGACCGTACTGGCTGTTCGTCCCCGCCGAGGGCGAGGAGGAGCCGCTATGA
- a CDS encoding tyrosine-type recombinase/integrase, translating into MNLEQHDTRDDMKVWLSIGEVEELLDAADSQQKRIALSLGAHCGLRSHEVLDVAPEHVVDTDAGPMLRVWHGKGDKYRETPIPRDLFTTVRTLDEFRDAPSSDSLLNITSTRSLRRWVESTAEQLADDTGERGWRYLSFHDLRRTWATNLRSADVDAMLVCDWGGWNDLETFLDHYKGKHSPDAQKRERGKADWL; encoded by the coding sequence ATGAACCTCGAACAACACGACACGCGAGACGACATGAAGGTATGGCTGAGTATCGGCGAGGTCGAGGAACTCCTCGACGCAGCGGACTCCCAACAGAAACGCATCGCGCTCTCACTCGGAGCGCACTGCGGACTCCGCTCTCACGAGGTGCTCGACGTCGCTCCCGAACACGTCGTCGACACCGACGCCGGGCCGATGTTGAGAGTGTGGCACGGGAAGGGCGACAAGTACCGCGAGACGCCCATCCCGCGCGACCTCTTCACGACGGTCCGGACGCTCGACGAGTTCCGCGACGCACCGAGCAGCGACTCCCTTCTGAACATCACGTCGACGCGGTCGCTTCGGCGCTGGGTGGAGTCGACCGCGGAGCAGCTCGCCGACGACACTGGCGAGCGCGGATGGCGGTATCTCTCTTTCCACGATCTCCGTCGAACCTGGGCGACGAACCTCCGGTCGGCTGACGTCGACGCGATGCTCGTCTGTGACTGGGGAGGATGGAACGACCTGGAGACGTTCCTCGACCACTACAAGGGGAAACACTCCCCGGACGCGCAGAAGCGAGAACGTGGGAAAGCGGACTGGCTGTAG
- a CDS encoding class I SAM-dependent methyltransferase: MSGIERKSVPEEILDATCGGRSIWLPGQKERDDTLYVDDREENAGFVDEALPEEQRPNNPNYTVAPDSVEDFRDLPYADASFDLVVFDPPHIIRSDGMETLTGVMTKKYGCLHAETWQDDLRRGFRELFRVLAPGGTLVFKFADMDTDFSTVLNLSSRSPLFGTTTSRRENHCTKWFVFYKQREVRPDTERGRSQ, encoded by the coding sequence ATGAGCGGTATCGAACGCAAGTCCGTCCCCGAGGAAATCCTCGACGCGACGTGTGGCGGCCGGAGCATCTGGCTGCCCGGTCAGAAGGAGCGTGACGATACGCTGTACGTCGACGATCGAGAAGAGAATGCGGGATTCGTTGATGAAGCACTCCCCGAAGAACAACGACCGAATAACCCGAACTACACGGTCGCGCCGGATTCTGTAGAGGATTTCCGAGACCTTCCATATGCCGACGCGTCCTTTGACCTCGTGGTATTTGACCCGCCGCACATCATTCGCTCGGACGGTATGGAGACGCTTACGGGCGTGATGACGAAGAAATACGGCTGCTTGCATGCCGAGACCTGGCAGGATGATCTTCGCCGTGGCTTTCGGGAGCTGTTCCGCGTACTCGCTCCGGGTGGTACGCTTGTCTTCAAGTTCGCCGACATGGATACGGATTTCTCGACTGTGCTCAATCTGTCGTCGCGTTCCCCGCTGTTTGGCACGACGACGAGTAGGCGGGAGAATCACTGTACGAAGTGGTTTGTCTTCTACAAGCAGCGTGAAGTGCGTCCGGACACCGAACGGGGGCGGTCGCAGTGA
- a CDS encoding J domain-containing protein gives MTRLDWPDGFERTASEARSPNRSYDVSLAKAFDDLERELVRLDVDDYRYSFDAEQRQRDGRPYSRASPDDPGFVLRWTMEGDQYAVACDAYSRLRDNVRTVYHYVSEKRMMGSRPVKTGGSEFANARLPPGDEDAVDGTVVAHSRPPHEVLGVDADAPENVVKAAYRALTKEHHPDHGGSNEKQAELNAAREAMLDE, from the coding sequence GTGACTCGTCTCGACTGGCCGGACGGCTTCGAACGGACGGCGAGTGAAGCGCGATCTCCGAACCGGAGCTACGACGTCTCGCTCGCGAAAGCGTTCGACGACTTGGAGCGTGAGCTTGTTCGTCTCGACGTCGACGACTACCGCTACTCGTTCGACGCCGAACAACGGCAGCGTGATGGACGGCCGTACAGCCGAGCGAGCCCGGACGACCCCGGTTTCGTTCTCAGGTGGACGATGGAGGGAGACCAATACGCTGTCGCCTGCGACGCGTACAGCCGCCTCCGCGACAACGTCCGCACTGTCTATCACTACGTCTCCGAGAAGCGAATGATGGGGTCGCGTCCCGTGAAGACTGGCGGGAGCGAGTTCGCGAACGCCCGTCTCCCACCAGGAGACGAGGACGCCGTAGACGGGACTGTCGTCGCGCACTCACGGCCGCCGCACGAGGTACTCGGCGTCGACGCCGACGCCCCCGAGAACGTCGTGAAGGCCGCCTACCGTGCTCTCACGAAAGAGCATCATCCGGACCACGGCGGCAGCAACGAGAAGCAGGCAGAGCTGAACGCGGCCCGGGAGGCGATGCTCGATGAGTAA
- a CDS encoding GNAT family N-acetyltransferase: protein MDYRPLPDGAEDEFREMVSYAFSPEDGPFDAEEADEVPPPARLGDKRGVFDAAGDLLAVCRHYWFDAPLRGQTVDLGGVSAVASPPENRRRGVVRFMLAESLREYRESDVAFSALWPFKHPFYERMGWGVATRYATHELAPEQLAPTREHTSGTIWRATPDDWEALQRVRAEHGAPYHLDFEQGGEWWEHRVFHSWDTDPYVYAWDGDGGETRGYVVYTITDGDGGRVLSTTDLAYADPDARRNLLRFLADHDSQVSTLKLTTTDDVDLVGLVSDDGEVETTMKAGTMFRVVDVAGLERLDYPGDVEAAVTLRVEDDLADWNDDTFRITVADGTATVERVDDDPEIEANIAALSQLVAGFRTTAELRVRDGLTVERKEETKTDALDALDAAFPTHPTMVREGF, encoded by the coding sequence ATGGACTACCGCCCGCTCCCCGACGGGGCCGAAGACGAGTTCCGCGAGATGGTGTCGTACGCGTTCAGCCCCGAAGACGGGCCGTTCGACGCCGAGGAGGCAGACGAGGTCCCGCCGCCCGCGCGGCTCGGTGACAAACGCGGCGTCTTCGACGCGGCGGGCGACCTGCTCGCGGTCTGCCGGCACTACTGGTTCGACGCGCCGCTCCGCGGGCAGACCGTCGACCTCGGCGGCGTCTCCGCGGTCGCGTCGCCGCCCGAGAACCGCCGGCGGGGCGTCGTCCGCTTCATGCTCGCCGAATCCCTCCGCGAGTACCGCGAGAGCGACGTCGCGTTCAGCGCGCTCTGGCCGTTCAAACACCCCTTCTACGAGCGGATGGGCTGGGGCGTCGCCACCCGCTACGCCACGCACGAACTCGCGCCCGAGCAGCTCGCGCCCACGCGCGAACACACCAGCGGAACCATCTGGCGGGCGACGCCCGACGACTGGGAAGCCCTCCAGCGGGTTCGCGCGGAACACGGCGCGCCCTACCACCTCGACTTCGAACAGGGCGGAGAGTGGTGGGAACACCGCGTCTTCCACTCGTGGGACACCGACCCCTACGTCTACGCCTGGGACGGCGACGGCGGCGAGACCCGCGGCTACGTCGTCTACACCATCACGGACGGCGACGGCGGCCGCGTCCTCTCGACGACCGACCTCGCCTACGCGGACCCCGACGCCCGCCGCAACCTCCTCCGCTTCCTCGCCGACCACGACAGTCAGGTGTCGACGCTGAAGCTCACCACGACCGACGACGTCGACCTCGTCGGCCTCGTCAGTGACGACGGCGAGGTCGAGACGACGATGAAGGCGGGCACGATGTTCCGCGTCGTCGACGTCGCCGGCCTCGAACGCCTCGACTACCCCGGTGACGTGGAGGCCGCCGTCACTCTCCGCGTCGAGGACGACCTCGCCGACTGGAACGACGACACCTTCCGCATCACCGTCGCCGACGGCACCGCGACCGTCGAACGCGTCGACGACGACCCGGAGATAGAAGCGAACATCGCCGCGTTGAGCCAGCTCGTCGCCGGCTTCCGGACTACCGCGGAGCTCCGCGTTCGCGACGGCCTCACAGTCGAACGGAAAGAAGAGACGAAGACGGACGCGCTCGATGCGCTCGACGCCGCCTTCCCGACGCACCCGACGATGGTGCGCGAGGGCTTCTAG